GCGGTGCCCGTACACAGATCCGAATGACCATTTGATAGGCATTTTGCACATTGGTTACGTCCGTCATCATCCGAGTGACTAACCCACCTGATGAGAACTGATCAATATTCTCAAATGAGAAGGTTTGAACCTTTTTGAAAATGGCCCGACGAAGGTTTTTAGCAAAACCAGCCGATGCATAGGCGCCATAACGGGCAGACTGCATCCCACAAAAGAGGGAGCAAAAGGCACAGACCAGCATGAGCCCACCGTAAAACAAAATATTGTTCATGTTTCTTTGTTGAACACCTTGGTCCAAAAGACTCGCCATGACAAAGGGAATCGAAATCTCAAACATGACTTCAAAGACCATGAACAAGGAAGCCAAAATCGATGGCTTCTTGAATTCTTTGATCTCGGAAATTAAGGATCGAATCATTATTACCTCCATAGTTTTTCATACTTTTTTCTGCGGTAGAAGCAAAGCTTTTTTCCACTGAAAAATAGGTCAAAACACACAAAATTCCCTGAGGGAAAGACCCTAGGGATTACGCGTTTTTTATAGTCTTCATTGTAACCTAAATTACAAAAAAATGCAAGATTTTTAGACAGCATCCGTTTTTCTGTTGATCTAGTGCAAAAGAGGCTGGGACAAAAGTCCTAGCCTCTCAATTGTTTTTGAATTGTCGAGCAAGACGCAGTGGCTGAGTGGGCTCTACTACGCTGATTTTATCAGCTTTTACAGCCCTACTCAACTGTGCGGAGGTGGGACGACGAAATCGAATTCTAACGAATTACCAATTTCTGTCCCACTCTCTTTTCTATTTATTCAGCTAAGAGCACTTCTTTGATGGTTTGTTTTTGGAGTTTTCTGTTGGATAGATAAAAGAGGCTTTCGTAAACCACAGCAAAGCCAATCAAGGTCCAGAAGCACACATTCCCATCAAAGTGATGCTCAATCTTTTCAGGAACCGTATCTTTGATCACACCGATCAAGATTTCCATGATACCATATTGATAAGCCGTCCCAAGAACAAATCCTAAATAAGCCCAAAAACGATAGGGAGCGAGAATATGACCTTGACATTCACGATCGGTGTAGCCAAATGCCTTCATAAAAGCTAAAGTTTCGCGACTTTCTGAGACAACAATCCCCAATGACAAAAAGAGTATCGAGAAAGAAAGGATCAAGCCGATCATGATCATCATGGTTTGGATGATGTCATCTGTGTAATCTCTTAAGCCAAAGGACAATTGAACCATGGCCGCAAAACACATGGAGCCAAAGACCACAAAAAACAAGATCGATTTTCTCCCCCATATCAGTGACGAGGATAGCTCTTTTAGGAAGTCTTTCTCTTTCTTAGGAGCTCGCTTTCTCCTTTGGACCTTGATCGGACTTGGAGACTTTTTCAATAAGCGAAGCGCAGGCGTTTGTAGTTGTCTTCTAGCATATCCAATCGCGAGAAGCATAAAGAAGGTCGTTGGCAGGATCACCAAAGCAAGCAAGAGCTGCCAATGAAAATGAATGGTGATTTCTGGCAGGATCCCCTTCTCATTACGGAAGTCGTAAAAATGTCCCATCATAAGAAAAGAAGCGAAATAGCCAAGAAGGGCTCCAGCCCCAAAACTGAGTCCAAAAGCCCAAAATCGTTTCGCCAACTGGCCATTGCTGTAGCCCAAGGCCTTTAAAATTCCTAATTGTTCCTTATGGTCATCGACAAATTGTTTGATATAAAAACACATGAGAAGGACCGACGTCAAGGACAAGACGACCCCACTGACCATGGCCACCATCCAAGAAAGCGAAACCTGGGCATCATAGTAGGTCTGAATCATGGGATTGGTTTTCG
Above is a window of Streptococcus sp. LPB0220 DNA encoding:
- a CDS encoding FtsX-like permease family protein — its product is MFSVKDIRKLVVVSIIGVCAVFVANLFLNFYLDIEQLEISKTNPMIQTYYDAQVSLSWMVAMVSGVVLSLTSVLLMCFYIKQFVDDHKEQLGILKALGYSNGQLAKRFWAFGLSFGAGALLGYFASFLMMGHFYDFRNEKGILPEITIHFHWQLLLALVILPTTFFMLLAIGYARRQLQTPALRLLKKSPSPIKVQRRKRAPKKEKDFLKELSSSLIWGRKSILFFVVFGSMCFAAMVQLSFGLRDYTDDIIQTMMIMIGLILSFSILFLSLGIVVSESRETLAFMKAFGYTDRECQGHILAPYRFWAYLGFVLGTAYQYGIMEILIGVIKDTVPEKIEHHFDGNVCFWTLIGFAVVYESLFYLSNRKLQKQTIKEVLLAE